One genomic window of Salvia miltiorrhiza cultivar Shanhuang (shh) chromosome 4, IMPLAD_Smil_shh, whole genome shotgun sequence includes the following:
- the LOC131022645 gene encoding GDSL esterase/lipase CPRD49-like isoform X3 yields MVATRRPQFVLFGSSIVQMSFNVGGWGAIFADLYARKADVLLRGYNGWNTGMALQVLDKVFPKDELVQPSLVILYFGGNDSTNPHPSGLGAHVPLPEYIENMKKVIAHIKSLSNETRIICLTSPPVNEARIREVFGNELDDQERTNEGCRIYSEKLVELCKEMDVEVINLWTAIQERDDWADSCFTDGIHLSAEGSETVVREILKVLKRVDWEPSLYWLKMAPDFAYDSPYYVVGPDGKTTVNLSNRIGTWKTRWLDIWLSMAAGFSDDSPYYSVASDGKTSVNVSDTIAQWEI; encoded by the exons atggTGGCTACGCGGCGGCCGCAGTTCGTGCTGTTTGGATCATCCATTGTTCAGATGAGCTTCAATGTTGGAGGCTGGGGTGCTATTTTTGCTGACCTTTACGCCCGAAAG GCGGATGTGTTACTACGAGGATACAATGGTTGGAACACGGGAATGGCTCTCCAGGTCTTGGACAAGGTCTTCCCCAAG GACGAACTTGTTCAGCCCTCTTTGGTTATACTTTATTTTGGCGGTAATGATTCAACTAACCCTCACCCAAGTGGCCTCGGTGCTCATGTGCCTCTTCCCGAATATATTGAAAACATGAAAAAGGTGATAGCTCATATCAAG AGTCTTTCAAATGAGACAAGGATAATATGTCTTACTTCTCCTCCCGTCAACGAAGCAAGAATTCGTGAAGTTTTCGG GAATGAATTAGATGATCAAGAGCGGACAAATGAAGGTTGCCGTATATATTCAGAAAAACTAGTGGAGTTATGCAAAGAAATGGATGTTGAGGTCATCAATCTTTGGACTGCAATTCAAGAAAGAGATGACTGGGCTGATTCTTGCTTTAC AGATGGAATCCATTTGTCGGCTGAAGGTTCCGAAACTGTGGTGAGGGAAATATTGAAGGTGCTCAAAAGAGTAGATTGGGAGCCAAGCCTCTACTGGCTTAAAATGGCACCTGATTTTGCTTACGATTCGCCATATTATGTCGTTGGCCCTGATGGTAAAACTACTGTAAATTTGAGCAACCGCATTGGTACTTGGAAAACGAGGTGGCTCGACATTTGGCTGTCAATGGCGGCCGGGTTTTCAGACGATTCGCCTTATTACAGCGTTGCTTCTGACGGAAAAACTTCCGTTAACGTCTCAGACACCATTGCTCAATGGGAAATTTAG
- the LOC131022644 gene encoding GDSL esterase/lipase CPRD49-like: MVGTRRPQLVLFGSSVVQMSFNVGGWGAILADLYARKADVLLRGYSGWNTRMALHVLDEVFPKDEPVQPSLVILYFGGNDATNPHPTGLGTHVPLPEYIENMKKMILHIKSLSDETRIICLTSPPVNEARVRELFGNALDDQVRTNEGCRIYSEKLVELCREMDVEAINLWTAIQERDDWTDSCFIDGIHLSAEGSQTVVKEILKVLKRVDWEPSLYWLEMASEFPDDSPYYVVGPDGKTTVNLSSRFGTWQNVWLDI; this comes from the exons ATGGTGGGTACGCGGCGGCCGCAGTTGGTGCTGTTCGGATCATCCGTTGTTCAAATGAGCTTCAACGTTGGAGGCTGGGGTGCCATTTTGGCTGACCTTTACGCGCGAAAG GCGGATGTATTACTACGAGGATACTCTGGTTGGAATACAAGGATGGCTCTCCACGTCTTGGACGAGGTTTTCCCCAAG GACGAACCTGTTCAGCCTTCTTTAGTTATACTATACTTTGGTGGTAATGATGCAACGAACCCTCACCCAACTGGCCTCGGTACTCATGTGCCTCTTCCCGAATACATTGAAAACATGAAAAAGATGATACTTCATATCAAG AGTCTTTCAGATGAGACGAGGATCATATGTCTTACTTCTCCTCCCGTCAACGAAGCAAGAGTTCGTGAACTTTTCGG AAATGCATTAGATGATCAAGTGCGAACCAACGAAGGCTGCCGTATATATTCAGAAAAATTAGTGGAGTTATGCAGAGAAATGGATGTTGAGGCCATCAATCTTTGGACTGCTATTCAAGAAAGAGATGACTGGACTGATTCTTGCTTTAT AGATGGAATCCATTTGTCAGCTGAAGGGTCCCAAACTGTGGTGAAGGAGATACTGAAGGTGCTCAAGAGGGTGGATTGGGAGCCAAGCCTCTACTGGTTGGAAATGGCATCTGAATTTCCCGACGATTCGCCATATTATGTCGTCGGCCCCGATGGTAAAACTACTGTAAATTTGAGCAGCCGCTTTGGTACTTGGCAAAATGTGTGGCTCGATATTTAG
- the LOC131022645 gene encoding GDSL esterase/lipase CPRD49-like isoform X2: MVATRRPQFVLFGSSIVQMSFNVGGWGAIFADLYARKADVLLRGYNGWNTGMALQVLDKVFPKDELVQPSLVILYFGGNDSTNPHPSGLGAHVPLPEYIENMKKSLSNETRIICLTSPPVNEARIREVFGNELDDQERTNEGCRIYSEKLVELCKEMDVEVINLWTAIQERDDWADSCFTLFSGCMCRDGIHLSAEGSETVVREILKVLKRVDWEPSLYWLKMAPDFAYDSPYYVVGPDGKTTVNLSNRIGTWKTRWLDIWLSMAAGFSDDSPYYSVASDGKTSVNVSDTIAQWEI, encoded by the exons atggTGGCTACGCGGCGGCCGCAGTTCGTGCTGTTTGGATCATCCATTGTTCAGATGAGCTTCAATGTTGGAGGCTGGGGTGCTATTTTTGCTGACCTTTACGCCCGAAAG GCGGATGTGTTACTACGAGGATACAATGGTTGGAACACGGGAATGGCTCTCCAGGTCTTGGACAAGGTCTTCCCCAAG GACGAACTTGTTCAGCCCTCTTTGGTTATACTTTATTTTGGCGGTAATGATTCAACTAACCCTCACCCAAGTGGCCTCGGTGCTCATGTGCCTCTTCCCGAATATATTGAAAACATGAAAAAG AGTCTTTCAAATGAGACAAGGATAATATGTCTTACTTCTCCTCCCGTCAACGAAGCAAGAATTCGTGAAGTTTTCGG GAATGAATTAGATGATCAAGAGCGGACAAATGAAGGTTGCCGTATATATTCAGAAAAACTAGTGGAGTTATGCAAAGAAATGGATGTTGAGGTCATCAATCTTTGGACTGCAATTCAAGAAAGAGATGACTGGGCTGATTCTTGCTTTAC tCTATTTTCGGGTTGTATGTGCAGAGATGGAATCCATTTGTCGGCTGAAGGTTCCGAAACTGTGGTGAGGGAAATATTGAAGGTGCTCAAAAGAGTAGATTGGGAGCCAAGCCTCTACTGGCTTAAAATGGCACCTGATTTTGCTTACGATTCGCCATATTATGTCGTTGGCCCTGATGGTAAAACTACTGTAAATTTGAGCAACCGCATTGGTACTTGGAAAACGAGGTGGCTCGACATTTGGCTGTCAATGGCGGCCGGGTTTTCAGACGATTCGCCTTATTACAGCGTTGCTTCTGACGGAAAAACTTCCGTTAACGTCTCAGACACCATTGCTCAATGGGAAATTTAG
- the LOC131022645 gene encoding GDSL esterase/lipase CPRD49-like isoform X1 codes for MVATRRPQFVLFGSSIVQMSFNVGGWGAIFADLYARKADVLLRGYNGWNTGMALQVLDKVFPKDELVQPSLVILYFGGNDSTNPHPSGLGAHVPLPEYIENMKKVIAHIKSLSNETRIICLTSPPVNEARIREVFGNELDDQERTNEGCRIYSEKLVELCKEMDVEVINLWTAIQERDDWADSCFTLFSGCMCRDGIHLSAEGSETVVREILKVLKRVDWEPSLYWLKMAPDFAYDSPYYVVGPDGKTTVNLSNRIGTWKTRWLDIWLSMAAGFSDDSPYYSVASDGKTSVNVSDTIAQWEI; via the exons atggTGGCTACGCGGCGGCCGCAGTTCGTGCTGTTTGGATCATCCATTGTTCAGATGAGCTTCAATGTTGGAGGCTGGGGTGCTATTTTTGCTGACCTTTACGCCCGAAAG GCGGATGTGTTACTACGAGGATACAATGGTTGGAACACGGGAATGGCTCTCCAGGTCTTGGACAAGGTCTTCCCCAAG GACGAACTTGTTCAGCCCTCTTTGGTTATACTTTATTTTGGCGGTAATGATTCAACTAACCCTCACCCAAGTGGCCTCGGTGCTCATGTGCCTCTTCCCGAATATATTGAAAACATGAAAAAGGTGATAGCTCATATCAAG AGTCTTTCAAATGAGACAAGGATAATATGTCTTACTTCTCCTCCCGTCAACGAAGCAAGAATTCGTGAAGTTTTCGG GAATGAATTAGATGATCAAGAGCGGACAAATGAAGGTTGCCGTATATATTCAGAAAAACTAGTGGAGTTATGCAAAGAAATGGATGTTGAGGTCATCAATCTTTGGACTGCAATTCAAGAAAGAGATGACTGGGCTGATTCTTGCTTTAC tCTATTTTCGGGTTGTATGTGCAGAGATGGAATCCATTTGTCGGCTGAAGGTTCCGAAACTGTGGTGAGGGAAATATTGAAGGTGCTCAAAAGAGTAGATTGGGAGCCAAGCCTCTACTGGCTTAAAATGGCACCTGATTTTGCTTACGATTCGCCATATTATGTCGTTGGCCCTGATGGTAAAACTACTGTAAATTTGAGCAACCGCATTGGTACTTGGAAAACGAGGTGGCTCGACATTTGGCTGTCAATGGCGGCCGGGTTTTCAGACGATTCGCCTTATTACAGCGTTGCTTCTGACGGAAAAACTTCCGTTAACGTCTCAGACACCATTGCTCAATGGGAAATTTAG
- the LOC131022645 gene encoding GDSL esterase/lipase CPRD49-like isoform X4, with amino-acid sequence MVATRRPQFVLFGSSIVQMSFNVGGWGAIFADLYARKADVLLRGYNGWNTGMALQVLDKVFPKDELVQPSLVILYFGGNDSTNPHPSGLGAHVPLPEYIENMKKSLSNETRIICLTSPPVNEARIREVFGNELDDQERTNEGCRIYSEKLVELCKEMDVEVINLWTAIQERDDWADSCFTDGIHLSAEGSETVVREILKVLKRVDWEPSLYWLKMAPDFAYDSPYYVVGPDGKTTVNLSNRIGTWKTRWLDIWLSMAAGFSDDSPYYSVASDGKTSVNVSDTIAQWEI; translated from the exons atggTGGCTACGCGGCGGCCGCAGTTCGTGCTGTTTGGATCATCCATTGTTCAGATGAGCTTCAATGTTGGAGGCTGGGGTGCTATTTTTGCTGACCTTTACGCCCGAAAG GCGGATGTGTTACTACGAGGATACAATGGTTGGAACACGGGAATGGCTCTCCAGGTCTTGGACAAGGTCTTCCCCAAG GACGAACTTGTTCAGCCCTCTTTGGTTATACTTTATTTTGGCGGTAATGATTCAACTAACCCTCACCCAAGTGGCCTCGGTGCTCATGTGCCTCTTCCCGAATATATTGAAAACATGAAAAAG AGTCTTTCAAATGAGACAAGGATAATATGTCTTACTTCTCCTCCCGTCAACGAAGCAAGAATTCGTGAAGTTTTCGG GAATGAATTAGATGATCAAGAGCGGACAAATGAAGGTTGCCGTATATATTCAGAAAAACTAGTGGAGTTATGCAAAGAAATGGATGTTGAGGTCATCAATCTTTGGACTGCAATTCAAGAAAGAGATGACTGGGCTGATTCTTGCTTTAC AGATGGAATCCATTTGTCGGCTGAAGGTTCCGAAACTGTGGTGAGGGAAATATTGAAGGTGCTCAAAAGAGTAGATTGGGAGCCAAGCCTCTACTGGCTTAAAATGGCACCTGATTTTGCTTACGATTCGCCATATTATGTCGTTGGCCCTGATGGTAAAACTACTGTAAATTTGAGCAACCGCATTGGTACTTGGAAAACGAGGTGGCTCGACATTTGGCTGTCAATGGCGGCCGGGTTTTCAGACGATTCGCCTTATTACAGCGTTGCTTCTGACGGAAAAACTTCCGTTAACGTCTCAGACACCATTGCTCAATGGGAAATTTAG